Proteins from a genomic interval of Pristis pectinata isolate sPriPec2 chromosome 9, sPriPec2.1.pri, whole genome shotgun sequence:
- the gdap1 gene encoding ganglioside-induced differentiation-associated protein 1 isoform X2: protein MVYAFEPSRRANIPKLMPEEGSLYFPRVQHYRELLDSLPVDAYTHGCILHPELTLDSMIPAYATTRIRSQIANTESELKKLAQEHPELSEAYLTKQKQIKSKIRDHDNINYLKKIFCELENVLDQVETELQRRVEETPEEGHQPWLCGESFTLADVSLSVTLHRLKFLGLARKYWGNGKRPNLESYYERVLQQRTFRKVLGNVNNILLSAVLPTAFRVAKKRAPSFLGASFIVSLLGGMGYLAFLFLKKRLS from the exons ATGGTTTATGCGTTTGAACCCAGCAGGAGAG caaacatccccaaaTTGATGCCAGAAGAAGGAAGTTTGTACTTTCCGAGAGTACAACATTATAGAGAATTGTTAGACTCTCTCCCTGTGGATGCCTACACCCATGGCTGTATTCTTCATCCAGAGTTGACTCTGGATTCCATGATTCCTGCATATGCCACCACGAGAATTCGCA GCCAAATTGCAAACACAGAATCTGAATTAAAGAAGCTTGCTCAGGAACACCCAGAATTGAGTGAAGCATATTTAACAAAGCAAAAACAAATCAAG tctAAGATACGGGATCATGATAATATAAACTACCTGAAAAAAATATTCTGTGAGCTGGAAAATGTTTTGGACCAGGTGGAGACCGAGTTGCAGAGAAGGGTTGAGGAAACACCAG AAGAAGGACATCAGCCATGGCTCTGTGGTGAGTCTTTTACACTTGCAGATGTATCACTCAGTGTAACATTGCATCGCCTGAAATTCCTTGGACTTGCCAGAAAGTACTGGGGAAATGGAAAACGACCAAATTTAGAATCTTATTATGAACGTGTATTGCAACAAAGGACTTTTCGAAAGGTCTTGGGAAATGTGAACAACATTTTACTATCAGCAGTACTGCCTACTGCTTTTCGAGTTGCTAAGAAACGTGCTCCCTCTTTTTTGGGAGCTAGTTTTATAGTAAGTCTGCTGGGAGGAATGGGTTATTTAGCATTCTTGTTCCTAAAAAAGAGACTATCATAG
- the gdap1 gene encoding ganglioside-induced differentiation-associated protein 1 isoform X1, giving the protein MRLNPAGEVPVLIHGDNIICESTQIIDYLESKFEDANIPKLMPEEGSLYFPRVQHYRELLDSLPVDAYTHGCILHPELTLDSMIPAYATTRIRSQIANTESELKKLAQEHPELSEAYLTKQKQIKSKIRDHDNINYLKKIFCELENVLDQVETELQRRVEETPEEGHQPWLCGESFTLADVSLSVTLHRLKFLGLARKYWGNGKRPNLESYYERVLQQRTFRKVLGNVNNILLSAVLPTAFRVAKKRAPSFLGASFIVSLLGGMGYLAFLFLKKRLS; this is encoded by the exons ATGCGTTTGAACCCAGCAGGAGAGGTACCTGTATTAATACACGGAGACAACATAATCTGTGAATCCACTCAGATCATCGATTACTTGGagagcaaatttgaagatg caaacatccccaaaTTGATGCCAGAAGAAGGAAGTTTGTACTTTCCGAGAGTACAACATTATAGAGAATTGTTAGACTCTCTCCCTGTGGATGCCTACACCCATGGCTGTATTCTTCATCCAGAGTTGACTCTGGATTCCATGATTCCTGCATATGCCACCACGAGAATTCGCA GCCAAATTGCAAACACAGAATCTGAATTAAAGAAGCTTGCTCAGGAACACCCAGAATTGAGTGAAGCATATTTAACAAAGCAAAAACAAATCAAG tctAAGATACGGGATCATGATAATATAAACTACCTGAAAAAAATATTCTGTGAGCTGGAAAATGTTTTGGACCAGGTGGAGACCGAGTTGCAGAGAAGGGTTGAGGAAACACCAG AAGAAGGACATCAGCCATGGCTCTGTGGTGAGTCTTTTACACTTGCAGATGTATCACTCAGTGTAACATTGCATCGCCTGAAATTCCTTGGACTTGCCAGAAAGTACTGGGGAAATGGAAAACGACCAAATTTAGAATCTTATTATGAACGTGTATTGCAACAAAGGACTTTTCGAAAGGTCTTGGGAAATGTGAACAACATTTTACTATCAGCAGTACTGCCTACTGCTTTTCGAGTTGCTAAGAAACGTGCTCCCTCTTTTTTGGGAGCTAGTTTTATAGTAAGTCTGCTGGGAGGAATGGGTTATTTAGCATTCTTGTTCCTAAAAAAGAGACTATCATAG
- the gdap1 gene encoding ganglioside-induced differentiation-associated protein 1 isoform X3: MPEEGSLYFPRVQHYRELLDSLPVDAYTHGCILHPELTLDSMIPAYATTRIRSQIANTESELKKLAQEHPELSEAYLTKQKQIKSKIRDHDNINYLKKIFCELENVLDQVETELQRRVEETPEEGHQPWLCGESFTLADVSLSVTLHRLKFLGLARKYWGNGKRPNLESYYERVLQQRTFRKVLGNVNNILLSAVLPTAFRVAKKRAPSFLGASFIVSLLGGMGYLAFLFLKKRLS, from the exons ATGCCAGAAGAAGGAAGTTTGTACTTTCCGAGAGTACAACATTATAGAGAATTGTTAGACTCTCTCCCTGTGGATGCCTACACCCATGGCTGTATTCTTCATCCAGAGTTGACTCTGGATTCCATGATTCCTGCATATGCCACCACGAGAATTCGCA GCCAAATTGCAAACACAGAATCTGAATTAAAGAAGCTTGCTCAGGAACACCCAGAATTGAGTGAAGCATATTTAACAAAGCAAAAACAAATCAAG tctAAGATACGGGATCATGATAATATAAACTACCTGAAAAAAATATTCTGTGAGCTGGAAAATGTTTTGGACCAGGTGGAGACCGAGTTGCAGAGAAGGGTTGAGGAAACACCAG AAGAAGGACATCAGCCATGGCTCTGTGGTGAGTCTTTTACACTTGCAGATGTATCACTCAGTGTAACATTGCATCGCCTGAAATTCCTTGGACTTGCCAGAAAGTACTGGGGAAATGGAAAACGACCAAATTTAGAATCTTATTATGAACGTGTATTGCAACAAAGGACTTTTCGAAAGGTCTTGGGAAATGTGAACAACATTTTACTATCAGCAGTACTGCCTACTGCTTTTCGAGTTGCTAAGAAACGTGCTCCCTCTTTTTTGGGAGCTAGTTTTATAGTAAGTCTGCTGGGAGGAATGGGTTATTTAGCATTCTTGTTCCTAAAAAAGAGACTATCATAG